One genomic window of Punica granatum isolate Tunisia-2019 chromosome 1, ASM765513v2, whole genome shotgun sequence includes the following:
- the LOC116192575 gene encoding phospho-2-dehydro-3-deoxyheptonate aldolase 1, chloroplastic-like, with amino-acid sequence MLSRPIQERVGRSTMAIPSGSAAAVIPTKSLPSSRGPQSLFPSRTKPSRTAPSLRPISAAVTALPPPGRTEKWAPDSWKTKEALQLPQYPNQEELQTVLETLGSFPPLVFAGEARSLEERLAEAAMGNAFLLQGGDCAESFKEFNANNIRDTFRILLQMSVVMMFGGQMPVIKVGRMAGQFAKPRSEPFEEKNGVKLPSYRGDNVNGDAFEEKLRIPDPERMIRAYCQSAATLNLLRAFATGGYAAMQRVSEWNLDFAEHSEQGDRYQELAHRVDEALGFMAAAGLPLDHPIMTSTEFWTSHECLLLHYEQSLTRMDSTSGLYYDCSAHMLWVGERTRQLDGAHVEFVRGLANPLGIKVSDKMDPTELVKLIEILNPQNKPGRITIITRMGAENMRVKLPHLIRAVRRAGQIVTWISDPMHGNTIKAPCGLKTRPFDAIRAEVKAFFDVHEQEGSHPGGVHLEMTGQNVTECIGGSRTVTFDDLSSRYHTHCDPRLNASQSLELAFIIAERLRKRRISSQQPLAL; translated from the exons atGCTTTCGCGCCCCATTCAGGAGAGGGTTGGGAGATCAACAATGGCGATTCCCAGCGGCAGCGCCGCCGCCGTCATTCCCACCAAATCCTTGCCCTCCTCTCGGGGCCCCCAATCCCTCTTCCCCTCCAGGACCAAACCCAGCAGGACCGCCCCTTCTCTCCGCCCCATCTCCGCCGCCGTGACGGCCCTGCCGCCGCCGGGGAGGACAGAGAAGTGGGCTCCCGACAGCTGGAAGACGAAGGAGGCCTTGCAGCTTCCCCAGTACCCGAATCAGGAGGAGCTGCAGACGGTGCTGGAGACCCTCGGGTCGTTCCCACCTCTCGTGTTTGCCGGCGAGGCTCGGAGCTTGGAGGAGCGGCTGGCGGAGGCCGCCATGGGGAACGCATTCCTCTTGCAGGGTGGGGACTGCGCGGAGAGCTTCAAGGAGTTCAATGCCAACAACATCAGGGACACTTTCAGAATCCTTCTGCAGATGAGCGTGGTCATGATGTTTGGTGGTCAGATGCCTGTCATAAAG GTGGGGAGGATGGCAGGTCAGTTTGCGAAGCCAAGATCGGAGCCCTTTGAGGAGAAGAACGGCGTGAAGCTCCCGAGCTACCGAGGTGACAATGTGAATGGCGACGCCTTTGAAGAGAAGTTGAGAATTCCTGATCCAGAGAGGATGATTAGGGCCTACTGTCAATCTGCTGCTACTTTGAATCTCCTCAGGGCTTTCGCAACTGGTGGGTATGCTGCTATGCAGAGGGTCTCCGAGTGGAATTTGGACTTCGCAGAGCACAGCGAGCAGGGAGACAG GTACCAGGAGCTGGCTCATCGGGTTGATGAGGCCCTCGGGTTTATGGCTGCTGCTGGGCTCCCACTGGACCATCCAATCATGACATCTACCGAGTTCTGGACTTCTCATGAGTGTTTGCTCTTGCATTACGAGCAGTCACTCACTAGAATGGACTCAACCTCCGGCCTCTATTATGACTGCTCTGCCCATATGCTGTGGGTTGGAGAACGCACAAGGCAGCTTGATGGGGCCCATGTTGAGTTCGTAAGAGGATTAGCCAATCCCCTCGGAATCAAG GTGAGTGATAAGATGGACCCAACCGAGCTGGTCAAGCTTATCGAGATATTGAATCCTCAGAACAAGCCTGGGAGAATAACTATAATTACAAGAATGGGAGCAGAGAACATGAGAGTTAAACTCCCCCATCTGATTAGAGCAGTACGCAGAGCCGGGCAAATCGTCACATGGATCAGTGATCCTATGCATGGAAACACCATAAAGGCTCCATGCGGCCTCAAAACCCGTCCATTTGATGCCATCAGG GCGGAGGTGAAGGCATTCTTTGATGTGCACGAGCAAGAGGGGAGCCACCCAGGAGGGGTCCACCTGGAGATGACGGGGCAGAATGTGACAGAGTGCATCGGCGGGTCACGCACGGTGACGTTCGACGACCTGAGTTCACGCTACCACACCCACTGTGACCCAAGACTTAATGCATCCCAGTCCCTGGAGCTCGCCTTCATCATAGCTGAGCGCCTGAGGAAGCGAAGGATCAGCTCTCAGCAGCCTCTCGCTCTCTAA
- the LOC116196000 gene encoding probable leucine-rich repeat receptor-like protein kinase At1g35710 → MAAPLKKLLAALVRFPFVFLVLLVGSPNNSPATGKTSFVGAVHSGDNRDMAIGKEAEALLRWKSSLDSRSRPVLSSWNTSIPACHWTGISCGGPYSTGSIVVLNLAELSLKGTLHNLDFSSLPKLVSLDLSRNMLFGTIPSNIGNLSHLRYLDLSQNYLSGSIPASIGQMSSLLEISLANNELNGTIPPELGQCLLLRHLDLSCNKLTQGIPVEFSRLDNLQLLDLSRNSLSKLPLISLRRWWRLVTLNLSQNVLFGTIPSNIGNLSHLRYLDLSNNHLSGSIPASIGQMSSLLNISLANNELNGTVPPELGDCMSLQHLDLSCNKLSQSIPEDISKLDNLQLLNLSQNMLFGTIPSNIGSLFKLYHLDLSHNYLSGSIRASIGQMSHLLSISLANNELTGAIPPGLRLCANLQYLNLSGNMLTLSIPGEFSGLDDLQLLDLSRNSLSGYISDTLWKLRSLKILDLSHNMLSGSIMCTNVDQIKSPLSSIDLSYNRLEGLLPLCIPLRLDGIIVFSHNAGLCCDIAGFAPCKQAPCPTIDNDHKKWRNRESVTTNMIVVIPVLILLSMAFGIVYWLKNRKGSKESAILTSNEFLLAIWSYDGRIAYRKIIAAVEDFDSKYCISAGAYASVYKAELATDRVVAVKKLHAGHDDESETATHKAFKSEIRTLTEVRHRNIVKFYGFCSTPRHSFLVYEFLGSGSLQGLLTDDDDAAGFGWLERVNIVKGIANALCYLHHECSPPILHRDVSSKNVLLDDEYEARLSDFGTARFLKPDSSNWTTFVGTFGYAAPELAYTMNVNEKCDVYSFGVLTLETIMGRHPADLISSISFSPSASSSTDLLRLKDVLDPRIPSPRNEAASEVIFVVKVAFSCLSYRPEFRPTMKQISQGLSARRLSLQGSPEETELGELADLRSLCP, encoded by the exons ATGGCAGCTCCTCTGAAGAAACTACTCGCTGCATTAGTGCGCTTCCCGTTCGTCTTCCTTGTACTTTTGGTAGGATCACCTAATAACAGTCCTGCTACAGGCAAAACTTCCTTTGTTGGTGCCGTTCATAGCGGAGATAACCGAGATATGGCAATAGGGAAGGAAGCAGAGGCACTTCTTAGATGGAAGTCCAGTCTTGACAGTCGAAGTCGCCCTGTTCTATCCTCCTGGAATACAAGCATCCCTGCTTGCCACTGGACGGGAATCTCATGTGGTGGGCCCTACAGCACTGGCAGCATCGTCGTCCTGAACCTGGCAGAATTATCCTTGAAAGGTACCCTCCACAATCTCGACTTTTCTTCGTTACCCAAATTAGTCTCTCTTGATCTCTCCCGTAACATGCTGTTTGGGACCATTCCCTCAAATATCGGTAACCTTTCCCATCTCCGTTACCTCGACTTGTCCCAAAATTACCTTTCCGGAAGCATACCAGCGAGCATTGGACAGATGTCCTCTCTCTTGGAAATTTCACTGGCCAATAATGAACTGAACGGCACCATTCCTCCTGAGCTCGGGCAGTGCTTACTCCTGCGTCACCTCGACTTAAGTTGTAATAAGCTGACGCAGGGTATTCCAGTGGAATTTAGCAGACTTGACAATCTTCAACTTCTTGACCTCAGCCGAAACTCACTGAGCAAATTGCCACTTATATCCCTTCGGCGATGGTGGAGATTAGTAACACTAAATCTCTCCCAGAACGTGCTGTTTGGGACCATCCCCTCAAATATCGGTAACCTTTCGCATCTCCGTTACCTCGACTTGTCCAATAATCACCTTTCCGGAAGCATACCGGCAAGCATCGGACAGATGTCCTCTCTCCTGAATATTTCACTGGCCAATAATGAACTGAACGGCACCGTTCCTCCAGAGCTCGGGGATTGCATGAGCCTGCAGCACCTCGACTTAAGTTGTAATAAGTTGTCACAGAGTATTCCAGAGGATATCAGCAAACTCGACAATCTTCAACTTCTAAACCTCTCCCAGAACATGCTGTTTGGGACCATCCCCTCCAATATCGGTAGCCTTTTCAAGTTATATCACCTTGACTTGTCCCATAATTACCTTTCTGGAAGCATACGGGCGAGCATCGGACAGATGTCCCATCTCCTGAGTATTTCACTGGCCAATAATGAACTTACGGGTGCCATTCCTCCAGGGCTCAGGCTTTGCGCGAACCTGCAGTACCTCAACTTAAGTGGTAATATGCTGACGCTGAGTATTCCAGGGGAATTTAGCGGACTTGACGATCTTCAACTTCTTGACCTCAGTCGAAACTCATTGAGCGGATATATAAGTGACACTCTCTGGAAATTGCGGAGTTTAAAAATACTAGATCTATCCCACAACATGCTCTCTGGGTCGATCATGTGCACGAACGTTGATCAGATAAAATCTCCATTGAGTTCCATCGATTTATCCTACAATCGGTTGGAAGGCCTGCTACCTCTCTGCATCCCACTTCGATTGGATGGGATTATAGTGTTTTCACATAATGCAGGCTTGTGTTGTGATATTGCGGGGTTTGCGCCGTGTAAACAGGCGCCCTGTCCAACGATAGACAATGATCACAAGAAGTGGCGAAACAGAGAGTCGgtaacgacaaacatgattgTAGTTATACCCGTGCTCATTCTTCTGTCTATGGCTTTTGGAATTGTGTATTGGCTTAAAAACAGGAAAGGAAGCAAAGAGAGTGCTATACTAACAAGCAATGAATTTTTGTTGGCAATATGGAGCTACGACGGGAGAATTGCGTACCGGAAGATCATAGCTGCGGTCGAGGACTTCGACAGCAAGTACTGCATCAGCGCCGGGGCATATGCGAGCGTCTACAAGGCGGAACTGGCAACGGACCGTGTTGTCGCCGTGAAGAAACTTCATGCAGGACATGACGATGAGAGCGAGACGGCTACTCACAAGGCGTTCAAGAGCGAGATCCGCACTCTCACGGAGGTGAGGCACCGTAACATCGTGAAATTCTACGGGTTCTGCTCGACCCCGAGGCACTCTTTCCTGGTATACGAGTTCCTGGGATCAGGGAGCCTGCAGGGCTTACtgactgatgatgatgatgcggCGGGTTTCGGGTGGCTCGAGCGGGTGAACATCGTGAAGGGCATTGCAAACGCTTTGTGCTACCTGCACCACGAGTGCTCCCCTCCGATACTTCACCGAGATGTGTCAAGCAAAAATGTGCTGCTGGATGACGAGTACGAAGCCCGCCTGTCGGACTTTGGCACTGCCAGGTTTCTGAAACCCGATTCCTCAAACTGGACTACATTTGTTGGAACATTTGGATACGCAGCTCCAG AGCTCGCATACACAATGAACGTGAATGAGAAGTGCGATGTCTACAGTTTTGGAGTTCTAACTTTGGAGACGATCATGGGAAGACATCCAGCGGATCTCATCTCATCCATCTCTTTCAGTCCGTCTGCATCATCCTCAACTGATCTTCTTAGGCTGAAAGATGTCTTAGATCCGCGAATTCCATCCCCAAGAAATGAAGCCGCATCGGAAGTTATCTTCGTAGTAAAGGTAGCGTTCTCATGCTTGAGCTACCGACCAGAGTTCCGGCCTACCATGAAACAGATATCTCAAGGTCTATCTGCTCGGAGATTATCTCTGCAAGGTTCACCCGAAGAGACGGAACTTGGAGAATTGGCGGATTTGAGAAGCTTGTGTCCCTGA